The Candidatus Eisenbacteria bacterium genome contains the following window.
CTCTCGCGAACCGACAGGATCGCCAAATACAACCAGCTCCTCCGGATCGAGGAGGAGTTGGACACGGCGGCCCGTTACGCCGGTCTCACGGCGTTTCCGAGGGTCCGCTAACGGAAGAAACCGCGGGGGGATCCGCCGGTTCGGCGTTCCCCGGGAGGCCGAGACACGATGACGCCCAGGCGCTCTCCGGAGCGGCTCTGCTTCCTCCGCATCGATCTGCGGGCGACCTTCGCCCGCCGCCGGTTCCTCCGTCTCGCGGCCGTGTTGATCGGCCTCTGGGTGGCGTACACCTTCCTCCTCTCGGAGCACAGCCTGATCCGGACGGTGCGGCTCAAGAGAGAGAACGGCCGGCTCCAGGCGGCGATCGAGCGGACCCGCGCCGAGACGGACAGCCTGCGCACCCTCTCGGACCGGATCCGCGAAGATCCGGAGGCGATCGAGAGGATCGCCCGGGAGCAATTCCACCTGCAACGGGAAGGGGAGCGGACCTACGTCTTTCTCCCTCTCGACGAGGCGGAGCGGGAGGGCATCCTCCGGGAGGCGGAGCGTTCCGAGGCCGATCACGCATCGGATCTCGAAGAGGAGGAAGGGGGAAAAGAAGTTGCCCCGACCCCTTGACAGGATCCGGAGCGGGCGTTAACGTTACCCGGGTGTTCATGACGCGGGGTGGAGCAGTCTGGTAGCTCGTTGGGCTCATAACCCAAAGGTCAGAGGTTCAAATCCTCTCCCCGCTACCATATAAGAGAAACGGCCGGGAGCGATTTTCCCGGCCGTTCTCTTTTTCCTCGTCCGCGCTCGGGATCGTCAGTCCCTCTCCCGCGCCGCGGGCCTCTCCCGATCCGCCGCCGCGAGCGTGAAATAAACCGCGCAGGAAACGAGAACCCCGACCACCGCCGGATCGATCTGTCCGAGTACGGCGGAGAGACGATCCGGAAAGAGGGACCACCACGCCCGCCCCTCGCCGGCCGTCAGCGTCCGGTAGCCGAGAGAAGAGAGAGTCGCCGCCGCCATGGTGACGGTGATGTGCCGGGTCTGCCTCGCCGAACGCTTCTTGGAAAACACGCCGAGCGTCACCGGAAGGATCACCGCCGGCGCCCAAACGTGATAGGTGAAGAGCAGCAGGCCGATGATGTCGGACCAGAGCACCGCGATCAAGAT
Protein-coding sequences here:
- a CDS encoding septum formation initiator family protein: MTPRRSPERLCFLRIDLRATFARRRFLRLAAVLIGLWVAYTFLLSEHSLIRTVRLKRENGRLQAAIERTRAETDSLRTLSDRIREDPEAIERIAREQFHLQREGERTYVFLPLDEAEREGILREAERSEADHASDLEEEEGGKEVAPTP